A genomic region of Lycorma delicatula isolate Av1 chromosome 4, ASM4794821v1, whole genome shotgun sequence contains the following coding sequences:
- the LOC142322923 gene encoding uncharacterized protein LOC142322923, whose protein sequence is MGVYLSRVLRRLFDYPIKEKPICFVRQEDYTSTGEPLDKEDEDREATTQYDNLCHSFFTRLLAERRQSKLLREHNYKFAVHQQLESYPGWNEMTMTNLQGVFHLFDTNQNGLINFQSFCSLLESFGDDSTEDQRRITFDSGDKDMDGWLDYNEFLRLIYYYDPPDEEGVLQGLALRCRSMADDIKFVSKLSVGEQIEYGLF, encoded by the exons atggGTGTATATCTATCAAGAGTACTAAGAAGATTGTTTGATTATCCAATTAAAGAAAAACCAATTTGTTTTGTTCGTCAAGAAGATTATACATCAACAG GTGAACCTTTGGACAAAGAAGATGAAGATAGAGAAGCAACAACACAATATGATAATCTTTGTCACTCATTTTTTACACGTCTTCTTGCCGAAAGAAGACAAAGTAAACTTTTAAGggaacataattataaattcgCTGTACATCAACAATTAGAATCTTACCCAGGCTGGAATGAGATGACTATGACTAATCTTCAAGGAGTATTTCATCTTTTTGATACAAATCAAAATGGCCTCatcaattttcaatcatt TTGTTCCCTGTTGGAAAGTTTTGGTGATGATAGTACAGAAGACCAACGTAGAATAACGTTTGACAGTGGAGACAAAGATATGGATGGATGGTTAGATTATAATGAATTTCTAAGA CTAATATATTACTATGATCCACCTGATGAAGAAGGTGTTTTACAAGGTTTAGCACTACGTTGCAGAAGTATGGCAGATGACATCAAGTTTGTTTCTAAACTTTCAGTTGGAGAACAAATTGAGTAtggattattttag